Proteins encoded by one window of bacterium:
- a CDS encoding Ig-like domain-containing protein, which produces MREAFTHLRADYSESDLTMVSNHCGDGYANDYTNYRKSYCSVTGYPTAMVDYIYKLVGTYSTWQLDYDWLKTRIDMQLAKESEATLDLNYFPIGDEVYLETTVNLEDDISNEWWVWMVVYQEMWDTYPLVVRAGDTTPAVLQISGSGESDSYCWGFDPTGWDTEHLVAVCFLEKNSGDKEVVQSMLIHLDLGSMLDTHEPIVEDIDPQNGEDDVPIDASIEFTLRDDSGINLDTLDFSVTDDTLSSGRALTPGGHSLSAGFTRSGDISGVMDIDDSDPQSVVCTFTPDDEFGYEATITCTIAAGLEDGLGIPTSDDFVWNFITEEWVRIQTTTWGAIKAQF; this is translated from the coding sequence ATGCGTGAAGCTTTCACGCATCTCCGCGCGGATTATTCCGAGTCTGACCTCACGATGGTCTCCAACCACTGCGGCGACGGCTACGCCAACGATTACACCAACTACCGCAAGAGCTACTGCTCCGTCACCGGTTACCCCACCGCCATGGTGGACTACATCTACAAGCTCGTCGGAACCTACTCCACCTGGCAGTTGGACTACGACTGGCTCAAGACCCGGATAGACATGCAGCTCGCCAAGGAGTCCGAGGCCACCCTGGACCTCAACTACTTCCCCATCGGCGACGAGGTTTATCTGGAGACCACGGTGAACCTGGAAGACGACATCTCGAACGAGTGGTGGGTGTGGATGGTCGTGTACCAGGAAATGTGGGACACGTATCCGCTGGTGGTCCGCGCCGGCGATACCACGCCGGCGGTGCTCCAGATTTCCGGGTCCGGCGAGAGCGACAGCTACTGCTGGGGCTTCGACCCCACCGGCTGGGACACCGAGCACCTGGTGGCCGTCTGCTTCCTGGAAAAGAACTCCGGGGACAAAGAGGTCGTGCAGTCCATGCTGATCCACCTGGACCTGGGCAGCATGCTTGACACACACGAGCCCATCGTGGAGGACATCGACCCCCAGAACGGCGAGGACGATGTGCCGATTGATGCGAGCATCGAGTTCACCCTGCGCGACGACTCGGGGATAAACCTGGACACGCTGGACTTCTCCGTGACGGACGACACGCTTTCCAGCGGCCGTGCGCTCACCCCCGGCGGCCACTCCCTCTCCGCCGGCTTCACCCGCAGCGGTGATATCTCCGGCGTAATGGACATTGACGACTCCGACCCCCAGTCCGTGGTCTGCACCTTCACCCCGGACGACGAGTTCGGCTACGAGGCGACCATCACCTGCACCATCGCGGCGGGGCTGGAGGACGGCCTGGGCATTCCCACCAGCGATGACTTCGTTTGGAACTTCATCACCGAGGAGTGGGTCAGGATTCAGACGACGACCTGGGGCGCCATCAAGGCCCAGTTCTAG